A portion of the Manduca sexta isolate Smith_Timp_Sample1 chromosome 20, JHU_Msex_v1.0, whole genome shotgun sequence genome contains these proteins:
- the LOC115456390 gene encoding protein roadkill isoform X2, translating into MALARLGSGSECGGGGSGGGAPAPQSARVSSNGAGGMAVSRVPSPLHDGNTPVAENWCFTQVKVVKFSYMWTINNFSFCREEMGEVLKSSTFSAGASDKLKWCLRVNPKGLDEESKDYLSLYLLLVSCNKSEVRAKFKFSILNAKREETKAMESQRAYRFVQGKDWGFKKFIRRDFLLDEANGLLPEDKLTIFCEVSVVADSINISGQSNVIQFKVPECRLSDDLGALFDNERFSDVTLAVGGREFQAHKAILAARSPVFAAMFEHEMEERKRNRVDITDVDHEVLREMLRFIYTGRAPNLDKMADDLLAAADKYALERLKVMCEEALCSSLSVETAADTLILADLHSADQLKAQTIDFINTSHATDVMDTAGWKNMISSHPHLIAEAFRALATQQQQIPPIGPPRKRVKQA; encoded by the exons GCTCGGGTCGGGCAGCGAGTGCGGCGGTGGCGGgtcgggcggcggcgcgccAGCTCCGCAGTCGGCGCGCGTCTCCTCCAACGGCGCCGGCGGCATGGCGGTGAGCCGCGTGCCCAGCCCGCTGCACGACGGGAACACGCCCGTCGCCGAGAACTGGTGCTTCAcacaa GTCAAAGTGGTTAAATTTAGTTACATGTggacaataaacaattttagtttCTGTAGAGAAGAAATGGGTGAAGTGTTAAAATCATCGACTTTTTCAGCCGGTGCTAGTGATAAGTTAAAATGGTGTCTCCGCGTTAACCCTAAAGGACTAGACGAAGAGAGCAAAGACtacttatctttatatttattattagtgtcGTGTAATAAATCAGAAGTGCGTGCGAAGTTCAAGTTTTCAATATTAAACGCTAAGCGGGAAGAGACAAAGGCGATGGAGTCACAGCGAGCGTACAGATTCGTACAAGGCAAGGATTGGGGATTCAAAAAGTTTATCAGAAg AGATTTCTTACTGGACGAAGCGAACGGCCTCCTGCCCGAAGACAAGCTGACGATATTCTGTGAAGTGTCAGTGGTTGCGGACAGCATCAACATCAGCGGGCAGAGCAACGTGATCCAGTTTAAAGTACCAGAATGTAGATTATCAGACGACCTAGGCGCTCTCTTCGACAATGAAAGATTTTCCGACGTCACGTTAGCGGTGGGTGGCAGGGAGTTCCAAGCGCATAAAGCTATATTAGCAG CGCGAAGTCCTGTATTCGCAGCAATGTTCGAACATGAAATGGAAGAAAGGAAAAGGAATCGAGTGGACATCACGGACGTGGACCACGAAGTGTTAAGAGAAATGTTACGTTTCATATACACCGGCCGCGCGCCCAACCTGGACAAAATGGCCGATGATCTCCTAGCAGCTGCCGACAAG TACGCGTTGGAGCGGTTAAAAGTAATGTGCGAGGAAGCATTGTGCTCGAGCCTCTCGGTGGAGACGGCGGCGGACACGCTCATACTGGCGGACTTGCACTCCGCGGACCAACTCAAGGCGCAAACCATTGACTTCATTAACAC GAGTCACGCGACGGACGTGATGGACACGGCGGGGTGGAAGAACATGATCTCGTCGCACCCGCACCTGATCGCGGAGGCGTTCCGCGCGCTGGCGACGCAGCAGCAGCAGATCCCGCCCATCGGGCCGCCGCGCAAGCGCGTGAAGCAGGCCTAG
- the LOC115456390 gene encoding speckle-type POZ protein isoform X1 gives MALARYNQQTARSSWLKLGSGSECGGGGSGGGAPAPQSARVSSNGAGGMAVSRVPSPLHDGNTPVAENWCFTQVKVVKFSYMWTINNFSFCREEMGEVLKSSTFSAGASDKLKWCLRVNPKGLDEESKDYLSLYLLLVSCNKSEVRAKFKFSILNAKREETKAMESQRAYRFVQGKDWGFKKFIRRDFLLDEANGLLPEDKLTIFCEVSVVADSINISGQSNVIQFKVPECRLSDDLGALFDNERFSDVTLAVGGREFQAHKAILAARSPVFAAMFEHEMEERKRNRVDITDVDHEVLREMLRFIYTGRAPNLDKMADDLLAAADKYALERLKVMCEEALCSSLSVETAADTLILADLHSADQLKAQTIDFINTSHATDVMDTAGWKNMISSHPHLIAEAFRALATQQQQIPPIGPPRKRVKQA, from the exons GCTCGGGTCGGGCAGCGAGTGCGGCGGTGGCGGgtcgggcggcggcgcgccAGCTCCGCAGTCGGCGCGCGTCTCCTCCAACGGCGCCGGCGGCATGGCGGTGAGCCGCGTGCCCAGCCCGCTGCACGACGGGAACACGCCCGTCGCCGAGAACTGGTGCTTCAcacaa GTCAAAGTGGTTAAATTTAGTTACATGTggacaataaacaattttagtttCTGTAGAGAAGAAATGGGTGAAGTGTTAAAATCATCGACTTTTTCAGCCGGTGCTAGTGATAAGTTAAAATGGTGTCTCCGCGTTAACCCTAAAGGACTAGACGAAGAGAGCAAAGACtacttatctttatatttattattagtgtcGTGTAATAAATCAGAAGTGCGTGCGAAGTTCAAGTTTTCAATATTAAACGCTAAGCGGGAAGAGACAAAGGCGATGGAGTCACAGCGAGCGTACAGATTCGTACAAGGCAAGGATTGGGGATTCAAAAAGTTTATCAGAAg AGATTTCTTACTGGACGAAGCGAACGGCCTCCTGCCCGAAGACAAGCTGACGATATTCTGTGAAGTGTCAGTGGTTGCGGACAGCATCAACATCAGCGGGCAGAGCAACGTGATCCAGTTTAAAGTACCAGAATGTAGATTATCAGACGACCTAGGCGCTCTCTTCGACAATGAAAGATTTTCCGACGTCACGTTAGCGGTGGGTGGCAGGGAGTTCCAAGCGCATAAAGCTATATTAGCAG CGCGAAGTCCTGTATTCGCAGCAATGTTCGAACATGAAATGGAAGAAAGGAAAAGGAATCGAGTGGACATCACGGACGTGGACCACGAAGTGTTAAGAGAAATGTTACGTTTCATATACACCGGCCGCGCGCCCAACCTGGACAAAATGGCCGATGATCTCCTAGCAGCTGCCGACAAG TACGCGTTGGAGCGGTTAAAAGTAATGTGCGAGGAAGCATTGTGCTCGAGCCTCTCGGTGGAGACGGCGGCGGACACGCTCATACTGGCGGACTTGCACTCCGCGGACCAACTCAAGGCGCAAACCATTGACTTCATTAACAC GAGTCACGCGACGGACGTGATGGACACGGCGGGGTGGAAGAACATGATCTCGTCGCACCCGCACCTGATCGCGGAGGCGTTCCGCGCGCTGGCGACGCAGCAGCAGCAGATCCCGCCCATCGGGCCGCCGCGCAAGCGCGTGAAGCAGGCCTAG
- the LOC115456390 gene encoding protein roadkill isoform X3, translating to MAVSRVPSPLHDGNTPVAENWCFTQVKVVKFSYMWTINNFSFCREEMGEVLKSSTFSAGASDKLKWCLRVNPKGLDEESKDYLSLYLLLVSCNKSEVRAKFKFSILNAKREETKAMESQRAYRFVQGKDWGFKKFIRRDFLLDEANGLLPEDKLTIFCEVSVVADSINISGQSNVIQFKVPECRLSDDLGALFDNERFSDVTLAVGGREFQAHKAILAARSPVFAAMFEHEMEERKRNRVDITDVDHEVLREMLRFIYTGRAPNLDKMADDLLAAADKYALERLKVMCEEALCSSLSVETAADTLILADLHSADQLKAQTIDFINTSHATDVMDTAGWKNMISSHPHLIAEAFRALATQQQQIPPIGPPRKRVKQA from the exons ATGGCGGTGAGCCGCGTGCCCAGCCCGCTGCACGACGGGAACACGCCCGTCGCCGAGAACTGGTGCTTCAcacaa GTCAAAGTGGTTAAATTTAGTTACATGTggacaataaacaattttagtttCTGTAGAGAAGAAATGGGTGAAGTGTTAAAATCATCGACTTTTTCAGCCGGTGCTAGTGATAAGTTAAAATGGTGTCTCCGCGTTAACCCTAAAGGACTAGACGAAGAGAGCAAAGACtacttatctttatatttattattagtgtcGTGTAATAAATCAGAAGTGCGTGCGAAGTTCAAGTTTTCAATATTAAACGCTAAGCGGGAAGAGACAAAGGCGATGGAGTCACAGCGAGCGTACAGATTCGTACAAGGCAAGGATTGGGGATTCAAAAAGTTTATCAGAAg AGATTTCTTACTGGACGAAGCGAACGGCCTCCTGCCCGAAGACAAGCTGACGATATTCTGTGAAGTGTCAGTGGTTGCGGACAGCATCAACATCAGCGGGCAGAGCAACGTGATCCAGTTTAAAGTACCAGAATGTAGATTATCAGACGACCTAGGCGCTCTCTTCGACAATGAAAGATTTTCCGACGTCACGTTAGCGGTGGGTGGCAGGGAGTTCCAAGCGCATAAAGCTATATTAGCAG CGCGAAGTCCTGTATTCGCAGCAATGTTCGAACATGAAATGGAAGAAAGGAAAAGGAATCGAGTGGACATCACGGACGTGGACCACGAAGTGTTAAGAGAAATGTTACGTTTCATATACACCGGCCGCGCGCCCAACCTGGACAAAATGGCCGATGATCTCCTAGCAGCTGCCGACAAG TACGCGTTGGAGCGGTTAAAAGTAATGTGCGAGGAAGCATTGTGCTCGAGCCTCTCGGTGGAGACGGCGGCGGACACGCTCATACTGGCGGACTTGCACTCCGCGGACCAACTCAAGGCGCAAACCATTGACTTCATTAACAC GAGTCACGCGACGGACGTGATGGACACGGCGGGGTGGAAGAACATGATCTCGTCGCACCCGCACCTGATCGCGGAGGCGTTCCGCGCGCTGGCGACGCAGCAGCAGCAGATCCCGCCCATCGGGCCGCCGCGCAAGCGCGTGAAGCAGGCCTAG
- the LOC119189960 gene encoding LOW QUALITY PROTEIN: origin recognition complex subunit 2 (The sequence of the model RefSeq protein was modified relative to this genomic sequence to represent the inferred CDS: inserted 1 base in 1 codon), whose amino-acid sequence MFFNVKEQGNNSPTKRTTRTRNKPKKYDDFLELTPSKQRVQRKNESDESDDAEMDEASPQKPTALFDSNDVEGQDIFKFKSRHTRQDLHNKVQDAISNSPKIMDSPLRTPKKTPSRAFKSHLSKTCEVTPRHVKEVIKKRIIQEVESDSEESDFSGTSSDFVPDESDNETEAESSSEDEIEQQKPSAKLNITRNVGNKMKAKDSDYFVTPDNYFMMNSSKKITTSDHTLSRLKNLNIEENEAQEHELSDEHKLKIGELNQTYQHIFNRWLYALSENFNIILYGIGSKRSILQQFQAQKLKKFPCIVVNGFFPSLTXKNILETIIIDLLENTHVPSNVGDIVNLIDAQLTENGVNLFLIIHNIDGTMLRSTKTQATLASISQIKNVHTIATIDHINAPLLWDHSKLSKFNFTWWDVTTFLPYSEETSYENSIMTHRSGALQLSSLRSVYQSLTANAKGIFNIIIQYQLENVKQAHYQGLPFKDLYSKCREQFLVSSDLALRAQLTEFLDHKLVKMKRTYDGSENLIVPIENVLLQQFLEQQNG is encoded by the exons ATGTTTTTCAATG ttaaagAACAGGGAAATAACTCACCAACAAAAAGAACAACCAGGACAAggaataaaccaaagaaatatGATGATTTCTTGGAGTTAACACCTTCTAAACAAAGAGTTCAGAGGAAGAATGAGTCTGATGAAAGTGATGATGCTGAAATGGATGAAGCATCACCACAAAAGCCAACAG CTTTATTTGACAGTAATGATGTGGAAGGACAAGacatattcaaattcaaatcaagGCATACCAGGCAAGATCTTCATAATAAAGTTCAAGATGCTATCAGCAATTCTCCGAAGATAATGGATTCACCGTTAAGGACTCCTAAAAAAACACCTTCCCGTGCCTTTAAGAGTCATCTAAGTAAAACTTGTGAAGTTACACCCAGGCATGTGAaggaagtaattaaaaaaa gaATTATTCAAGAAGTGGAAAGTGACAGTGAAGAAAGTGATTTCTCTGGCACAAGCAGTGACTTTGTACCTGATGAGAGTGATAATGAG ACTGAAGCAGAATCATCATCAGAAGATGAAATTGAACAACAAAAGCCATCTGCAAAACTGAACATTACTAGAAATGTGGGAAATAAAATGAAAGCCAAAGATTCTGATTATTTTGTAACACCAGACaattatttcatgatgaattctagTAAAAAG ATTACAACTTCGGATCATACATTATCGagattaaaaaacttaaatatagaAGAAAATGAAGCTCAAGAGCACGAACTATCTGATGAACACAAACTAAAAATTGGTGAACTAAACCAAACATATCAGCACATTTTTAACAGATGGTTATACGCCTTGAgtgaaaattttaacattattttatatgggaTTGGTTCTAAGCGATCGATACTTCAGCAATTTCAAGCGCAAAAACTGAAGAAATTTCCTTGCATTGTTGTGAATGGATTCTTCCCAAGTctca ataaaaatattttagaaacaataattattgatttgttaGAGAATACTCACGTGCCGTCTAATGTGGGAGATATTGTGAATTTAATTGATGCTCAGCTAACAGAAAATGGAGTGAACTTATTTCTGATCATTCATAACATTGATGGCACGATGCTACGAAGTACAAAAACGCAAGCTACGTTAGCAAGtatatcacaaataaaaaatgtacacacTATAGCAACGATTGATCATATAAATGCACCTTtat taTGGGATCActcaaaattaagtaaattcaaCTTCACATGGTGGGACGTTACTACATTTTTGCCATACTCCGAAGAGACCTCGTATGAAAACTCGATAATGACGCACAGAAGTGGTGCGCTGCAGCTGTCCTCACTGAGGAGCGTTTATCAATCACTCACGGCTAACGCTAAAGGCATATTCAATATCATTATTCAGTACCAACTCGAAAATGTCAAACAAGCCCATTATCAAG GGCTTCCTTTCAAagatttatattcaaaatgtcGAGAACAGTTTCTGGTAAGTTCAGATCTTGCATTAAGAGCTCAACTGACAGAATTTTTGGATCATAAATTAGTCAAAATGAAACGAACATACGACGGAAGTGAAaatctcattgtacctattgaGAATGTTTTACTTCAACAGTTCTTAGAACAGCAAAATGGGTGA
- the LOC115456390 gene encoding protein roadkill isoform X4 → MWTINNFSFCREEMGEVLKSSTFSAGASDKLKWCLRVNPKGLDEESKDYLSLYLLLVSCNKSEVRAKFKFSILNAKREETKAMESQRAYRFVQGKDWGFKKFIRRDFLLDEANGLLPEDKLTIFCEVSVVADSINISGQSNVIQFKVPECRLSDDLGALFDNERFSDVTLAVGGREFQAHKAILAARSPVFAAMFEHEMEERKRNRVDITDVDHEVLREMLRFIYTGRAPNLDKMADDLLAAADKYALERLKVMCEEALCSSLSVETAADTLILADLHSADQLKAQTIDFINTSHATDVMDTAGWKNMISSHPHLIAEAFRALATQQQQIPPIGPPRKRVKQA, encoded by the exons ATGTggacaataaacaattttagtttCTGTAGAGAAGAAATGGGTGAAGTGTTAAAATCATCGACTTTTTCAGCCGGTGCTAGTGATAAGTTAAAATGGTGTCTCCGCGTTAACCCTAAAGGACTAGACGAAGAGAGCAAAGACtacttatctttatatttattattagtgtcGTGTAATAAATCAGAAGTGCGTGCGAAGTTCAAGTTTTCAATATTAAACGCTAAGCGGGAAGAGACAAAGGCGATGGAGTCACAGCGAGCGTACAGATTCGTACAAGGCAAGGATTGGGGATTCAAAAAGTTTATCAGAAg AGATTTCTTACTGGACGAAGCGAACGGCCTCCTGCCCGAAGACAAGCTGACGATATTCTGTGAAGTGTCAGTGGTTGCGGACAGCATCAACATCAGCGGGCAGAGCAACGTGATCCAGTTTAAAGTACCAGAATGTAGATTATCAGACGACCTAGGCGCTCTCTTCGACAATGAAAGATTTTCCGACGTCACGTTAGCGGTGGGTGGCAGGGAGTTCCAAGCGCATAAAGCTATATTAGCAG CGCGAAGTCCTGTATTCGCAGCAATGTTCGAACATGAAATGGAAGAAAGGAAAAGGAATCGAGTGGACATCACGGACGTGGACCACGAAGTGTTAAGAGAAATGTTACGTTTCATATACACCGGCCGCGCGCCCAACCTGGACAAAATGGCCGATGATCTCCTAGCAGCTGCCGACAAG TACGCGTTGGAGCGGTTAAAAGTAATGTGCGAGGAAGCATTGTGCTCGAGCCTCTCGGTGGAGACGGCGGCGGACACGCTCATACTGGCGGACTTGCACTCCGCGGACCAACTCAAGGCGCAAACCATTGACTTCATTAACAC GAGTCACGCGACGGACGTGATGGACACGGCGGGGTGGAAGAACATGATCTCGTCGCACCCGCACCTGATCGCGGAGGCGTTCCGCGCGCTGGCGACGCAGCAGCAGCAGATCCCGCCCATCGGGCCGCCGCGCAAGCGCGTGAAGCAGGCCTAG